GCTCTTTTAGGCTTTTACTCGGCTGCCCCGGAATTTTCAGGGGAGCTTTCCAGCCTTCGATCATCGACTTGTAAAGTGCATCCATAATGGATGAGAGAACCTTGTTGCCTGTGGCCTTGCCGATCAGTCTATGAAACTCGGCATCTACCATGATTGACCGGGGCAGGTCCTCTTCTTCAACGGTTTTTTTGAACTCTTCATGAGTCTTTAAAAGCTCTTCAAAGTCTTCATCGGAAATCCGTTCTGAAGCCATGCGTGCCGTGCTGGGTTCCAGCAGGGAACGGACTTCGAAAAAATGGCGTAGAGCTTCGTAATTATCTGTCAGCCATGTAGAAAGGGGGCTGAAAATATCCCCTTCGTAGCTCTTAACAAAAGCTCCGATACCGGGCTGTGTTTCAATGAATCCTTTAATTTCCAGAATTCTGAGTGCTTCACGGATAGATCCCCGGCCCACCTGCAATTCTTTCATGAGCTGTCGCTCGGAAGGAAGAGGTTCGCCTTCAGTAAAAGTCTTGTTCTGAATCAGCTCTTCCAATTGTTTGGCTGCTGTTTCCGAAACTCTGACTTTCTTAATGGGTTTAAACATTTTTGCGCACATAGAATGATTCTGGCCGCTTATGAGTTGTTGAGGCCGGGATTCCTTTTTTTGGATGGTCTGACGTCTTATTGTCTACTGGTCCTACCAGTATAACTGAGAAGGGAAATAGTCAAGTAAAGCCGAGGTTCAAGAGCAGGAAACAGGTAAAAAAATATTTTTTTGTATTCCTTTAGATAGTTCACTGTGTTAGCTTTAGAAGAATAGAGGGGGTAAGCGTTTACTTCGGGGTGTGATTGATAGTATTTTTTGAGGAGAGTGTATTATGAGCTGGAAGAATTTAAGGCTGGCCTATAAATTTGCAGTAGGCTTCGGTTCTGTTTTGTTGCTGCTGGTTCTGCTTGGGGGGTGGTCCATATCCGGAATTGGCACAATTGTAGGGGATGCGGAAGAAGTTATCGCAGGTAACAAACTCCGTGGTGATTTTGTACAGAAGATAGTGGATCATCTTAACTGGGCCAGTGAAGTCAACAGGTTGCTGACTGATAAAGATGTTCATGAAATTGATATTCAGGTTGATCCGCATAAATGCGGCTTCGGCAAATGGTACTACAGTGAGGACCGTAAAAAAGCCGAAAAACTCGTTCCTGAAATTAAACCTCTGTTGGCTAAAATAGAGGTTCATCATAACAAATTACACAAGTCA
The Marinifilum sp. JC120 DNA segment above includes these coding regions:
- a CDS encoding FadR family transcriptional regulator, producing MCAKMFKPIKKVRVSETAAKQLEELIQNKTFTEGEPLPSERQLMKELQVGRGSIREALRILEIKGFIETQPGIGAFVKSYEGDIFSPLSTWLTDNYEALRHFFEVRSLLEPSTARMASERISDEDFEELLKTHEEFKKTVEEEDLPRSIMVDAEFHRLIGKATGNKVLSSIMDALYKSMIEGWKAPLKIPGQPSKSLKEHEEILAAIKNKDGELAARLMASHLSEALKALGDAGLNK